One genomic window of Magnolia sinica isolate HGM2019 chromosome 3, MsV1, whole genome shotgun sequence includes the following:
- the LOC131240085 gene encoding WAT1-related protein At4g01440-like isoform X1, which yields MLDSSALGGSVERLAPHASMIFVQLSSAGYVVISRVILTGGISSTVFLVYQFALATIFMAALAFIFERKNRPPLTKSILCWIFLLALIGTTLSQNLLSACLYYISSTLEAAVVNLIPVFTFILSIISMQENLGINTWWGKGKIFGTLLSVSGASTLMFWKDSTESLLGTASLTEWVFGLVMVVLGVLALSTWILLLRPMIKRYPAEFSLTAIMFFFGTLQTAVIAVITSHNATEWRLHWDLELLNIVLGAVFYCGLSNLFTTWCAGVKGPIFVASFAPFGLVFTTILEIIFLGDTLYLGSIVGSIMVVLGLYIFLWSKSKEDSYDTMDPLDKDDCTTALLV from the exons atgttgGACTCTTCAGCTTTGGGAGGAAGTGTAGAGAGGTTAGCTCCACATGCGAGTATGATATTTGTTCAGCTCAGCTCAGCTGGTTATGTTGTGATCAGTAGGGTCATACTCACAGGAGGGATAAGCTCTACTGTCTTTCTTGTCTATCAATTCGCGTTAGCTACAATCTTCATGGCAGCATTGGCTTTTATCTTTGAAAG GAAAAATAGGCCTCCCCTCACAAAATCCATCTTATGCTGGATTTTCCTACTCGCTTTAATTGG GACAACGCTGTCACAAAACCTATTATCAGCCTGCTTGTACTACATCTCTAGCACATTGGAGGCTGCAGTTGTCAACCTAATTCCAGTCTTTACTTTCATATTATCAATAATCTCGATGCAAGAGAATCTTGGAATCAACACCTGGTGGGGTAAAGGGAAGATCTTTGGGACTCTTTTATCTGTTTCTGGTGCTTCAACTCTCATGTTCTGGAAAGATTCAACTGAGAGTCTACTCGGCACAGCCAGCTTGACAGAATGGGTGTTTGGCTTGGTTATGGTGGTTCTTGGGGTTCTTGCACTTAGCACGTGGATTTTGTTGCTG AGGCCCATGATAAAACGGTACCCCGCCGAGTTTTCCTTGACTGCCATAATGTTTTTCTTTGGAACATTACAAACTGCTGTCATAGCCGTAATTACAAGTCACAATGCCACAGAATGGAGGCTTCACTGGGATTTAGAGCTCCTAAATATAGTACTTGGA GCTGTGTTTTACTGTGGCTTATCGAACCTCTTCACTACATGGTGTGCTGGAGTAAAGGGACCCATCTTTGTGGCCTCATTTGCTCCTTTTGGCCTGGTTTTCACCACAATCTTGGAAATTATATTTCTAGGCGACACCTTGTACTTGGGAAG TATTGTTGGATCCATCATGGTAGTTTTGGGCCTGTACATTTTTCTATGGTCCAAATCCAAGGAGGACAGTTACGACACAATGGACCCATTGGACAAAGACGATTGCACCACTGCCTTGTTGGTATAA
- the LOC131240085 gene encoding WAT1-related protein At5g07050-like isoform X2, with protein sequence MLDSSALGGSVERLAPHASMIFVQLSSAGYVVISRVILTGGISSTVFLVYQFALATIFMAALAFIFERKNRPPLTKSILCWIFLLALIGTTLSQNLLSACLYYISSTLEAAVVNLIPVFTFILSIISMQENLGINTWWGKGKIFGTLLSVSGASTLMFWKDSTESLLGTASLTEWVFGLVMVVLGVLALSTWILLLRPMIKRYPAEFSLTAIMFFFGTLQTAVIAVITSHNATEWRLHWDLELLNIVLGYCWIHHGSFGPVHFSMVQIQGGQLRHNGPIGQRRLHHCLVGINHSLGLTSWLCS encoded by the exons atgttgGACTCTTCAGCTTTGGGAGGAAGTGTAGAGAGGTTAGCTCCACATGCGAGTATGATATTTGTTCAGCTCAGCTCAGCTGGTTATGTTGTGATCAGTAGGGTCATACTCACAGGAGGGATAAGCTCTACTGTCTTTCTTGTCTATCAATTCGCGTTAGCTACAATCTTCATGGCAGCATTGGCTTTTATCTTTGAAAG GAAAAATAGGCCTCCCCTCACAAAATCCATCTTATGCTGGATTTTCCTACTCGCTTTAATTGG GACAACGCTGTCACAAAACCTATTATCAGCCTGCTTGTACTACATCTCTAGCACATTGGAGGCTGCAGTTGTCAACCTAATTCCAGTCTTTACTTTCATATTATCAATAATCTCGATGCAAGAGAATCTTGGAATCAACACCTGGTGGGGTAAAGGGAAGATCTTTGGGACTCTTTTATCTGTTTCTGGTGCTTCAACTCTCATGTTCTGGAAAGATTCAACTGAGAGTCTACTCGGCACAGCCAGCTTGACAGAATGGGTGTTTGGCTTGGTTATGGTGGTTCTTGGGGTTCTTGCACTTAGCACGTGGATTTTGTTGCTG AGGCCCATGATAAAACGGTACCCCGCCGAGTTTTCCTTGACTGCCATAATGTTTTTCTTTGGAACATTACAAACTGCTGTCATAGCCGTAATTACAAGTCACAATGCCACAGAATGGAGGCTTCACTGGGATTTAGAGCTCCTAAATATAGTACTTGGA TATTGTTGGATCCATCATGGTAGTTTTGGGCCTGTACATTTTTCTATGGTCCAAATCCAAGGAGGACAGTTACGACACAATGGACCCATTGGACAAAGACGATTGCACCACTGCCTTGTTGGTATAAACCATAGTTTAGGACTCACTTCGTGGTTGTGTAGTTAA